A genomic window from Salvia miltiorrhiza cultivar Shanhuang (shh) chromosome 5, IMPLAD_Smil_shh, whole genome shotgun sequence includes:
- the LOC131024201 gene encoding major allergen Pru av 1-like: protein MGVIKVSQTFRTKVTPNRMFKALIMDSHNLAPQLMFSSIKNVEFLQGTGGPGTIKQINFTEASPLNYVKHRIDELDEENYMCKYTFIEVDGLMDKLDRITHEVKFEAYGFGGCRCKITSEYYTKENMEIKEEDIEQGKDRAVGMYEVVEAYLLAHPHAYN from the exons atgggagtGATCAAAGTCTCACAAACCTTTAGAACAAAAGTGACCCCAAATAGGATGTTCAAGGCGTTGATCATGGATTCTCACAATCTTGCTCCCCAACTCATGTTTTCATCAATCAAGAACGTCGAATTCCTTCAAGGCACCGGCGGGCCGGGAACCATCAAACAGATCAATTTCACAGAAG cAAGTCCATTAAACTACGTGAAGCATAGGATCGACGAGCTGGACGAAGAAAACTACATGTGCAAGTACACATTTATTGAAGTGGATGGATTGATGGATAAGCTCGATCGCATCACGCATGAGGTGAAGTTTGAGGCGTATGGGTTTGGTGGGTGCCGTTGCAAGATTACAAGTGAGTATTACACAAAGGAAAATATGGAGATTAAAGAAGAAGATATTGAACAAGGGAAAGATAGAGCTGTTGGGATGTATGAAGTTGTGGAAGCCTATCTTTTGGCACACCCTCATGCCTATAATTGA
- the LOC131024203 gene encoding major allergen Pru ar 1-like, giving the protein MSTVTFTEEFSSPIAAPRLFKALIVDGDNLIPKIAPQAIKNVEILEGNGGPGTIKKINFAEGSEFKYMKHRIDGLDEAAMTYSYTLIEGDPLMDKLDKVAYETKMEASEDGGTKGKNGSTYYTKAGVEIKEEEIKAGKDKAAGLLKAVEAYLLANPEIYA; this is encoded by the exons ATGTCGACTGTGACCTTCACGGAGGAGTTCAGCAGCCCCATCGCCGCTCCACGGCTGTTCAAGGCTTTGATCGTCGACGGCGACAACCTGATTCCCAAAATTGCCCCTCAAGCCATAAAAAATGTTGAGATTCTTGAAGGGAATGGAGGCCCTGGAACCATTAAGAAAATCAACTTTGCAGAAG GTAGTGAATTCAAGTACATGAAGCATAGAATTGATGGGCTTGACGAGGCAGCAATGACTTATTCATACACATTGATCGAAGGGGATCCGTTGATGGACAAGCTCGACAAGGTTGCTTATGAAACGAAGATGGAAGCTAGTGAAGATGGTGGCACCAAGGGCAAAAATGGAAGTACGTATTACACGAAAGCCGGTGTCGAAATcaaagaggaagagatcaagGCAGGGAAGGATAAGGCAGCTGGTTTGCTCAAGGCTGTGGAAGCCTATCTCTTGGCCAACCCGGAGATTTATGCATGA
- the LOC131024204 gene encoding uncharacterized protein LOC131024204, producing the protein MSEPDGPGTGISRHVGGSRSTRVLQQSLSLDTGLPLTAQNYSTFLRLHMREDGSFLSQRDADIDAEIRRIAVETGREDRLPEIYLEVVRPDRSRLYGTGSAGRSQVSRGSSQSTDTSMMSQQMYETRISTLEERLLAEQAEREALQQRMAEIEAFMRRSGQLP; encoded by the exons ATGTCTGAGCCCGATGGACCCGGTACTGGGATCAGCAGGCACGTGGGAGGGTCTCGGTCCACTCGTGTCCTGCAGCAGAGTCTG AGCTTGGACACTGGACTCCCCCTGACTGCACAGAACTATAGCActttcctccgcctccacatgcgCGAGGATGGATCTTTTCTGTCACAGAGGGATGCGGACATTGAT gcggagattcGTCGCATTGCTGTTGAGACTGGGCGAGAGGACCGGCTGCCTGAGATCTACTTGGAGGTCGTACGGCCCGACAGGTCCCGGCTCtacggcactggaagtgccgGTAGGAGCCAGGTTAGTAGGGGGTCTTCTCAAAGCACAGACACTTCCATGATGTCTCAGCAGatgtatgagacacggatctccacgcttgAAGAGCGCCTACTGGCCGAACAAGCAGAACGTGAGGCCCTCCAGCAGCGTATGGCTGAAATCGAGGCGTTCATGAGgcggtcgggtcagctacctTGA